A stretch of Cloacibacillus sp. DNA encodes these proteins:
- the malQ gene encoding 4-alpha-glucanotransferase, with the protein MPRRRQSGLLIHITSLPGAYSVGDMGPVAVDFAGHMSRLGFSVWQMLPLTPTAEIFGNSPYCAPSAFAGNLLLVSPDALAQEGFVTQEELAAWFAPSLGRADFASAHSCKKSLLALAWRRFCAEPEKFADVRGEYEAFCAEEDSWLRDYALFTLLKEKFDGAPWAAWPAPYAAHDESALDLLLCEEKEGVDFIRFCQFVFYRQLRALSLRCAECGVTLMGDLPIYIAWDSADVWASRELFDLDEQGFPRGVAGVPPDYFSPTGQRWGNPLYNWERMRADDFAWWRARIAHTLKYFGLLRIDHFRGLCAFWAIPASEPTAVNGEWRQAQGKEMLRAFYKIDWAGRGPLPFIAEDLGIITDDVRDLMRELGLPGMKVLMFAFGGEVDNPYLPHNTEPASVVYTGTHDNDTAVGWWRAGSSVRERINFSLYSGREVTRENAAAVMTRMALSSAAELAVVPVQDILGLDGSCRMNVPSQASGSWQWRLTPQQMKNIAEPGCDFVGVLKELNKIYGRI; encoded by the coding sequence ATGCCGCGCAGACGACAAAGCGGCCTTTTGATCCACATAACCTCGCTGCCGGGCGCCTATTCCGTGGGAGACATGGGGCCGGTGGCCGTTGACTTTGCCGGGCACATGAGCCGGCTTGGTTTTTCCGTGTGGCAGATGCTGCCGCTCACGCCGACCGCTGAAATTTTCGGCAACTCGCCTTACTGCGCGCCGTCCGCCTTCGCGGGCAACCTGCTTCTTGTAAGCCCGGATGCGCTTGCCCAGGAGGGGTTTGTGACGCAGGAGGAGCTTGCCGCGTGGTTTGCGCCATCGTTGGGCCGCGCCGATTTTGCTTCGGCGCACAGCTGCAAAAAATCGCTGCTTGCTCTTGCGTGGAGGCGTTTTTGCGCGGAGCCGGAAAAATTTGCAGACGTTCGCGGCGAATATGAGGCCTTTTGCGCCGAAGAAGATTCTTGGCTTCGCGATTATGCGCTCTTTACGCTGCTTAAGGAAAAATTCGACGGCGCGCCGTGGGCCGCGTGGCCCGCGCCGTATGCCGCGCATGATGAATCTGCGCTTGATTTGCTTCTTTGCGAAGAAAAAGAGGGCGTAGATTTCATCCGATTCTGCCAGTTTGTCTTTTACCGCCAGCTTCGCGCGCTCTCTTTGCGCTGCGCGGAATGCGGCGTCACGCTTATGGGCGACCTTCCCATATATATCGCCTGGGACAGCGCGGACGTATGGGCTTCGCGCGAGCTTTTCGACCTTGACGAGCAGGGCTTTCCGCGCGGCGTGGCCGGCGTGCCGCCCGACTATTTCAGCCCAACTGGGCAGAGGTGGGGCAACCCTCTTTATAACTGGGAGCGTATGCGCGCCGACGATTTTGCGTGGTGGCGCGCGCGCATCGCCCATACTCTTAAATATTTCGGGCTGCTTCGCATAGACCATTTCAGAGGACTCTGCGCCTTCTGGGCGATACCGGCCTCAGAGCCTACGGCGGTAAACGGAGAGTGGAGGCAGGCGCAAGGCAAAGAGATGCTGCGCGCCTTTTACAAGATTGACTGGGCTGGGCGCGGGCCTCTGCCGTTTATTGCGGAAGACCTTGGCATAATTACGGACGACGTGCGCGATCTGATGCGCGAGCTTGGCCTGCCCGGCATGAAGGTGCTTATGTTCGCCTTCGGCGGAGAGGTGGACAACCCGTATCTTCCGCACAACACGGAGCCGGCCTCCGTCGTCTACACCGGCACGCATGACAACGACACAGCGGTTGGCTGGTGGCGCGCGGGTTCCTCGGTGCGTGAGAGGATAAATTTCAGCCTCTACAGCGGACGCGAGGTGACGCGCGAGAATGCGGCGGCCGTCATGACGCGCATGGCTCTTTCCTCCGCGGCGGAGCTGGCCGTCGTGCCTGTGCAGGACATCCTTGGGCTTGACGGCTCGTGCCGGATGAACGTCCCGTCGCAGGCATCTGGGAGCTGGCAGTGGCGCCTGACGCCGCAGCAGATGAAAAACATAGCGGAACCCGGCTGCGACTTTGTCGGCGTGCTGAAAGAGCTAAACAAGATATACGGCAGGATATAA
- a CDS encoding FAD-linked oxidase C-terminal domain-containing protein, whose product MDALFSYNKITNEAIDEIEKKIGACNVCRDEEKVKTYSRDEVPQSAYDREYCAELLVFPESTEHVSAVMKIAWERRIPVTPRGAGTGLSGGAMPVCGGIVMSFEKMNNILELDEENLTLTTEPGVVTSEISRMAAQHGLLYAGDPCSGDASYIGGNIAENAGGNKVIKYGATGAQVLALEVVLPDGSVTWFGGKRRKDVTGLDFVHLMAGSEGVLGVITKAVLKLLPLPRFSVDLLAAFDDPQSAIDFVPKIITEGGLIPASIEFLDKKALDLAQRYLGSPVPAGEAGAALIIQLEENDAARLEAQFEEIGKLSQRHGAYEVYVADTRSTKERIWQARKSVPEAVSFFYSRYTKEDLVVPTALVPKLLEMVRETAEADGLEWIAYGHAGDGNMHCTIISPDCPNWHDRLHAAQEDIYKKIKRLGGTLSGEHGIGFKRKDYMKYFIDEAQLELIKRVKLAFDPRNILNPGKLVDWKTGD is encoded by the coding sequence ATGGACGCACTCTTTTCGTATAATAAGATAACCAATGAAGCTATAGATGAGATAGAGAAAAAAATCGGGGCCTGCAACGTCTGCCGCGACGAGGAAAAGGTAAAAACCTATTCGCGCGACGAGGTGCCGCAGAGCGCCTATGACAGAGAATATTGCGCGGAGCTGCTGGTATTCCCAGAGAGCACGGAGCACGTTTCGGCGGTCATGAAGATAGCGTGGGAACGTCGCATACCGGTTACGCCGCGCGGCGCCGGCACAGGGCTTTCCGGAGGCGCTATGCCGGTCTGCGGAGGCATCGTAATGAGCTTTGAGAAGATGAACAACATCCTGGAGCTTGACGAAGAAAACCTGACTCTGACCACCGAACCTGGCGTCGTCACTTCGGAGATTAGCCGCATGGCGGCGCAGCACGGGCTGCTTTACGCGGGCGACCCGTGCAGCGGGGACGCCTCGTACATCGGCGGCAATATCGCGGAAAACGCCGGCGGCAACAAGGTGATAAAGTACGGCGCGACCGGCGCTCAGGTGCTGGCGCTGGAGGTGGTGCTGCCGGACGGCTCCGTCACATGGTTTGGCGGCAAACGCCGCAAGGACGTAACGGGGCTTGACTTCGTGCATCTTATGGCCGGCTCTGAGGGCGTGCTTGGCGTCATCACGAAGGCGGTGCTGAAGCTGCTGCCTCTGCCGCGCTTTTCTGTGGACTTGCTCGCCGCCTTTGACGACCCGCAGAGCGCGATAGATTTCGTCCCAAAGATAATCACCGAAGGCGGGCTGATCCCCGCCTCGATAGAGTTTCTTGATAAAAAGGCGCTGGACCTCGCGCAGCGGTATCTGGGTTCTCCCGTTCCAGCTGGAGAGGCGGGTGCTGCGCTTATCATCCAGCTTGAAGAAAACGACGCGGCGAGGCTCGAGGCCCAGTTTGAAGAGATAGGCAAACTTTCGCAGCGCCACGGCGCCTACGAGGTCTACGTGGCGGATACGCGCAGCACGAAAGAGCGCATCTGGCAGGCGCGCAAGAGCGTCCCCGAGGCGGTCTCTTTTTTCTACAGCCGATACACGAAGGAGGACCTCGTAGTTCCCACCGCGCTTGTGCCGAAGCTGCTTGAAATGGTGCGCGAGACGGCGGAGGCCGACGGTCTGGAGTGGATAGCCTACGGCCACGCGGGCGACGGAAACATGCACTGCACGATAATCTCGCCCGACTGCCCGAACTGGCACGACCGGCTCCACGCGGCGCAGGAGGATATCTACAAAAAAATAAAGAGGCTTGGAGGCACGCTATCCGGCGAGCACGGCATAGGATTCAAGCGCAAGGATTACATGAAATATTTTATAGACGAGGCGCAGCTTGAACTGATAAAGCGCGTGAAGCTCGCCTTTGACCCGAGGAATATTTTGAATCCCGGAAAACTGGTTGACTGGAAGACCGGCGACTGA